The Anopheles moucheti chromosome 3, idAnoMoucSN_F20_07, whole genome shotgun sequence genome contains the following window.
CGATTGTGTTTTgcattcaacaacaaaaaaagcatttgtGTACAAAGCTGTCTACACGAGCTAAACACAAATATTAACATAATCGACAGCGCGCCACTGTTTGAACGTGTAATATCAAGCTAAGTGGGTTGAATTACTCCATTAAGTCGCCACCTGGTACACCCGGATGTATCCGTTGAGGCCTCCAAAAACAGCGAAAACAGTTCTCGCAACGAGCTAAACCACCAAAACCCCGGGTACAGGATATTTAGTTTCCTGGGCCCTTGTCCCCCCTTCAAGCCCCCATGGAAATAGTTTAAGGTGAGTTTTACCACACGCGGATACGCGGGTGAGCATATTTTCATATCCTGGGCCACCTAGCCACAAACCGGGAAGGCATTTGTGGTACTTGTTCGTTCGTTCTTGCGCTTTGCGCTTCGTACAATCCAATTAGCAGCCCATTACGGCtttattaattcaatttattcaaACGAATTATCCCTCGCTCGCATGACTGAGGCAAGCTTAAAATTGAAGACATTGCAGAAGAAAGCAGCATATCGGTGGCAGCACGGTTCAGTAGCAAGGAGGACGCCCCGGTGTTTGATTTTGCCAACCGACCAAATCGGAGCGTACGTCGTGTGCGACCACTAATGTTGTTAAGCTGTTGCTGTGTGCACTGGATGTGTTCCGTTCTGAACAAATCCCACCGaactgttgttttcttttgcaaaattcACACGGTTTCGGTGAGTTTTAGACGGTGTGAGTCAAGTCTTTCAAGTCAAGGACCAGGATGAACTACCGGACGAGTGGAAACTGGGTGTCATACACCCAGTCTACAAAAAGGGCGACAGATTAGACTGTGCTAACTTCCGAGCCATCACTGCCCTTAATGCCGCCTATAAGATCCTGTCCCGCATACTCTTCTGCAGACTTGCGCGCCTTGCTACAGATTTCGTCGGAAACTACCAGGCTGGGTTTGTTGGAGGCAAATCGACCACTGACCAAATCTTTACTCTTGGGCAGATCCTCCAGAAGTGCCGAGAGCACCAGATCCCGACGCACCACCTGTTCATAGACTTCAAGGCGGCCTACGATACCATAGATCGGACAGAGCTATGGAACACCATGCAGCAGTACGGATTCCCTGGGAAGCTGGTACGGCTGTTAAGGGGTCACTATGGATGGGGTGCAGTGCAAGGTGAGGGTGTCGAACATGCTGTCGGAATCGTTCGAATCTCACCGGGGTCTGAGGCATGGTGACGGACTCTCCTGTTTGCTGTTCAACATCGCTCTGGAAGGTGTCATGCGAAGCGCGGTCTTCAACATCAGGGGCACGATTTTTACCCGATCTCTCCAATTCCTAGGCTTCGCGGATGATATTGACATCATCGGACGGACATCTGCGGCGGTGTGCGAGGCGTACACCCGACTGAAACGCGTGGCCGCTAGGATTGGATTGAGGATCAATGCGACGAAGACAAAGTACCTGCTTGCCGGGAGCTCTGATCGTGATAGAACCCGACTCGGAAGCAGAGTATCAGTTGACGGTGACGATCTCAAGGTGGTAGTGGAGTTCTGCTACCTTGGCACGATCGTAACTTCGGACAACAACGTAAGTTCGCATTCGGAACAACAACGTAAGTTCGGACGGAAGGCGCATTGTTCAGGGAAATCGTGCATACTACGGGCTCCACAAACTCCTGCGATCCAGAAGGCTCCAGCAACACACGAAATGCACAATATATCGCACACTGATACGTCCGGTAGTCCTCTATGGCCATGAGTCATGGACAATACGGGCGGAGGACGCCAACGCTCTCGCCATTTTCGAGCGGCGGGTGCTACGGACTATCTTTGGCGGTATCTTTGAGCAGGGAGTGTGGAGAAGGAGAATGAACCACGAGCTAGCTGAGCTGTTTGGCGGAGCAGACATCCTAACGGTGGCTAAggccggaaggatacgatggctggggcacgtgatgaggatgccggactcatgtcccaccaggaaggtgctcgccagtgacccgttcggcacgaggcgcagaggagcgcagcgagttcgttggctggatcaagtggagcaaGACCTGTCAGAGATCGGGTGCAGCCGGGGGTGGAGGAATGCAGCCTTGGACCAAGTttcctggaaacggattggtgaccagggccatgtcagcacgacgtgctcaactgtgagcgggccaagaaggagaagaaggagTCAAGTCTTTAGTCAAGATACTACATCTAGCACGTGGATGATTGTGGCGTGAAAAGAAACTTTAATCTTGAGGCAAAaacgtttttaaatttcaaaagaTAAAAGATGCTAATGCGTTAATAAATTCGGTTACATTCTTTACATCTACAAGCACAACATAATAgtgtttttaattgcttcCATTCATTTACATGCTAATGTGTCCAGGGCGGGTTCCAGGTTCCCGGTTTCGCCAACGGCCAATCAGCTCTGCTGACACGCTGCGTTCTGCGCGCTCTATGCCAAACTTTAATTGCACCGCTCACATTTGGATGATAAGCAGCACCAGGAAGAGCAGCACCCACTCCCATTCGGCCATGTACACGTGCCGCTAAAGTGGAAATAAACTTTCCCAAAAAGGATCCGTCCACATTGAAACTGTGCAGTGTGGAAGACATGCCTGCTGCTTGGATATCACACCAGCTGGCAAAACGGTCCGGCAAACGGGCACGATGTTCTTTGTCAATTAAATAATGAGCAAACTTCCGGCCAAAAGTACAGTTTTGGTGCTGGTGTTTTAGGAAGCGTTATGAAATAATAATGAACCCTAGAAATTATTAACGAAGCGCAAGGATGTTCCTTCCGTTTTGCCGGAGTAGCAAATATAAGGCGCTGTTGGCCTGTAGCTGGCAGCCATTGCTTTGATGACCGGGAATACATTGTTTTTAGCTTCATTTTCCGTTGCTTAAAGATCACGTAGCGAAGCGAGCGGTTTCATG
Protein-coding sequences here:
- the LOC128302928 gene encoding uncharacterized protein LOC128302928; translation: MAHFYNYSGWCIYNGLQHGWSPELSAVIHHHHMGDGVSQVFQVKDQDELPDEWKLGVIHPVYKKGDRLDCANFRAITALNAAYKILSRILFCRLARLATDFVGNYQAGFVGGKSTTDQIFTLGQILQKCREHQIPTHHLFIDFKAAYDTIDRTELWNTMQQYGFPGKLVRLLRGHYGWGAVQGFADDIDIIGRTSAAVCEAYTRLKRVAARIGLRINATKTKYLLAGSSDRDRTRLGSRVSVDGDDLKVVVEFCYLGTIVTSDNNVSSHSEQQRKFGRKAHCSGKSCILRAPQTPAIQKAPATHEMHNISHTDTSGSPLWP